The Oryza glaberrima chromosome 9, OglaRS2, whole genome shotgun sequence genome includes a window with the following:
- the LOC127784993 gene encoding pentatricopeptide repeat-containing protein At2g36980, mitochondrial codes for MGGSPESSPPAKSAIDGNLRGKSTDLHPAAHTWIALAISAPVSLTLALTSMSAAAAARDGGLAAATSRIASHGRAGDAAAARAVFDAMPRRDAVAWNAMLTAYARAARPRAALALFARMRAPDAFSLTAALAAAAALRSPAAGAQLHGRLLRLGLRAPLPVGNALVSMYAKCARAADAARAFREMPERNALSWCSLLHAFVVSGHMELAHELFDEMPSKSNVAWNTLLMGHSRSGNAKQCLALFNQMWMSGLTCDDATLCILVDACAELPDPSTGLAIHKVVVQSGWNGIPEVNNSLISFYTKFSLLDCAVQIFESMKTRTTASWNSLIDAHARFGYIEQAALLFESAPETNIISWTAMIGGFARNGLTSEALAHFVKMLTQEYIQPDDFTFGAVLHACASAPCLASGRMVHSCAFQGGFASYLYVANNLVDMYAKCGDVEGANNVFDAIHQKDLVSWNTMLFGFAINGLPKEALEVYEIMTYHNVSPDEVTFTGLLTACSHSGLLEQGRAFFESMMSVHGVQPKPEHLSCVLDMYARSGNIAKAIEMMEQYPEIVKSPGSGLSEALLSFCSSENLDFWVGRKVGDDVVARAPARDTGYVMLSNLLCASGRWDEAERVRRAMAEQGIKKSPGCSWIEVKGKVKVFVSSEQAIDLTDTVYGLIYLLDYEMRNSMLLCDV; via the coding sequence GCCACCTCCCGGATCGCCTCCCACGGCcgggccggcgacgccgccgcggcgcgggccGTGTTCGACGCGATGCCCCGCCGCGACGCCGTCGCGTGGAACGCCATGCTCACCGCCtacgcccgcgccgcgcggccgcgggcCGCGCTCGCGCTCTTCGCCCGCATGCGCGCGCCGGACGCGTTCTCGCtcaccgccgcgctcgccgcggccgccgcgctccggtcgccggccgccggcgcgcagctccacggccgcctcctccgcctcggaCTGCGCGCCCCGCTCCCCGTCGGCAACGCGCTCGTCTCCATGTACGCCAAgtgcgcccgcgccgccgacgccgctcgcGCCTTCCGGGAGATGCCGGAGCGCAATGCGCTGTCCTGGTGCTCGCTCCTGCATGCCTTTGTGGTCTCAGGCCACATGGAGCTTGCCCACGAgttgttcgacgaaatgcccaGCAAAAGCAATGTCGCATGGAACACGCTGCTCATGGGGCATTCTCGCAGCGGCAATGCCAAACAATGCCTTGCTCTGTTCAACCAGATGTGGATGTCAGGACTGACTTGCGATGATGCGACGCTCTGCATTCTTGTTGATGCTTGTGCGGAGCTGCCCGACCCGTCTACTGGCTTGGCAATCCACAAGGTTGTAGTGCAAAGTGGCTGGAATGGCATCCCCGAGGTCAATAACTCACTCATTTCCTTCTACACTAAGTTCAGCTTGCTAGATTGTGCTGTGCAGATCTTCGAGTCCATGAAGACTCGAACCACTGCTTCGTGGAATTCACTGATTGATGCGCACGCAAGGTTTGGCTACATTGAGCAAGCTGCTTTACTCTTTGAAAGTGCACCCGAGACCAACATCATCTCATGGACTGCAATGATCGGAGGTTTTGCGAGGAACGGTTTAACAAGTGAGGCCCTTGCGCACTTTGTGAAGATGTTGACGCAGGAGTATATCCAACCTGATGACTTCACATTTGGGGCTGTGCTTCATGCTTGCGCATCTGCGCCATGTCTGGCCAGTGGAAGGATGGTTCACAGTTGTGCATTCCAAGGTGGATTTGCATCCTACTTGTATGTGGCCAACAACTTGGTGGACATGTATGCCAAGTGTGGAGACGTCGAGGGTGCAAACAATGTATTTGATGCCATCCATCAGAAGGACTTGGTCTCATGGAACACCATGCTGTTCGGATTCGCTATAAACGGGTTGCCAAAGGAAGCATTGGAAGTGTATGAAATCATGACATACCACAATGTTTCCCCAGATGAGGTTACATTCACCGGCTTGCTCACTGCTTGCAGCCATTCTGGTCTTCTGGAGCAAGGGAGAGCCTTCTTTGAGTCAATGATGTCTGTCCATGGAGTTCAACCAAAACCAGAGCATCTATCTTGTGTCCTTGACATGTATGCAAGATCAGGTAACATTGCAAAGGCCATTGAGATGATGGAGCAATACCCAGAAATTGTCAAGTCTCCTGGCAGCGGCCTATCTGAGGCTTTGCTTAGCTTCTGTTCATCAGAGAACCTGGATTTCTGGGTTGGAAGGAAGGTAGGAGACGATGTGGTGGCGAGGGCGCCTGCGAGAGACACGGGCTATGTCATGCTCTCCAACTTGCTCTGTGCGAGTGGGCGATGGGATGAGGCTGAGAGGGTGAGGAGAGCCATGGCTGAGCAAGGTATCAAGAAGTCTCCTGGTTGTAGTTGGATCGAAGTGAAAGGAAAAGTTAAGGTATTTGTATCAAGTGAGCAAGCAATTGATCTAACAGATACTGTGTATGGTTTAATTTACTTATTGGATTATGAAATGAGAAATAGCATGCTGCTGTGTGATGTCTAA
- the LOC127784438 gene encoding bZIP transcription factor 29-like has protein sequence MEDDPTRRLSLLGGSSGEHQPPMVSPCISALVDLASRRRSLPSSVLLPPFHPMPVCFCSSRGPGFFHYHMPPTLTPTVGGVGDGSHHIYPFSDFPFFSMDSIALPTNAHLGGSTVIPLTSSLIGFNEGLPGQPPLWEGYRRLQSDLNVGFPQPNLQMLPLAPVKLEPVTEEHQSRGKSVIIADNLVDSNMTFYQGSNMLLGSSSNANQDQIHQLGSQDRILQEHRRIETTENEANDSMCGSSSMPHRRRNSSVGSSRMTRNLDPGAGSSSSHGGNGPVVGDTAAAANLGDGEFSEADKKTIMASEYLSQLVLSDPKKVKRVLCNRRSAARSKERRLNYKLELESKVLVLKIEIEKLSEKLATAQRTFNELLAQNNELKIKIQETGRERQMKEAIFKSIGYESLQVVVDGEFVMPNGTHEETVARLIELLEPETQDGPSQIQGYQP, from the exons ATGGAGGATGATCCTACACGCCGCCTCTCGTTGTTAGGCGGAAGCAGCGGCGAGCACCAGCCTCCCATGGTGTCGCCATGCATCTCCGCCCTTGTAGATCtagcctcccgccgccgctctctcccttcctcggtCCTCTTGCCCCCGTTCCATCCTATGCCTGTTTGTTTTTGCTCTTCAAGGGGCCCGGGCTTCTTCCACTATCACATGCCCCCGACACTGACTCCCACGGTAGGAGGAGTCGGCGACGGGTCCCATCACATTTACCCGTTCTCCGATTTCCCTTTCTTTTCCATGGACTCCATCGCTCTACCCACAAACGCCCATTTGGGTGGGTCAACGGTAATACCACTCACCTCATCTTTGATAGGATTCAATGAAGGGCTGCCCGGCCAGCCACCGCTTTGGGAAGGGTATAGGCGGTTGCAAAGTGACCTTAATGTAGGGTTTCCACAGCCAAACCTGCAAATGCTACCTTTAGCACCGGTTAAGCTGGAGCCCGTGACCGAGGAGCATCAATCAAGGGGCAAAAGTGTCATCATCGCCGACAACCTCGTCGACTCGAACATG ACTTTTTACCAGGGCTCAAACATGCTGCTCGGCTCCTCCAGCAATGCCAACCAAGATCAGATTCACCAGCTAGGCAGCCAAGATCGCATCCTACAAGAACATCGCCGTATCGAGACCACCGAGAACGAAGCTAACGACAGCATgtgtggcagcagcagcatgcccCACCGTCGCCGCAACTCGTCAGTGGGCAGCAGCCGCATGACGAGGAACCTCGATCCCGGAGCCGGCAGCTCGTCGTCGCACGGTGGAAATGGACCCGTTGTTGGtgacactgctgctgctgccaacCTCGGCGATGGGGAGTTCAGTGAGGCTGACAAGAAGACGATCATGGCGAGTGAGTACCTCTCGCAGCTCGTGTTGAGTGATCCGAAGAAGGTCAAGAG GGTTCTATGCAATAGGAGATCTGCTGCGAGGTCCAAGGAGCGCAGGTTGAACTATAAGCTTGAGCTTGAAAGTAAGGTGCTGGTGTTGAAGATAGAGATTGAGAAGTTGTCTGAAAAATTGGCGACGGCtcag AGGACATTTAATGAGCTTTTAGCTCAAAACAATGAGCTGAAAATCAAGATACAAGAAACGGGTAGGGAACGCCAGATGAAAGAAG CTATATTCAAATCAATAGGTTATGAGTCACTTCAAGTTGTTGTTGATGGTGAGTTCGTCATGCCAAATGGTACACACGAAGAAACGGTCGCTCGGTTGATCGAACTGCTGGAGCCAGAAACACAGGATGGACCATCACAAATCCAGGGATATCAGCCATAA